A window of the Lactuca sativa cultivar Salinas chromosome 5, Lsat_Salinas_v11, whole genome shotgun sequence genome harbors these coding sequences:
- the LOC111884101 gene encoding heavy metal-associated isoprenylated plant protein 35, protein MDAPPPEEHNTPPLKYKTWFLKVSIHCVGCKRKVKRVLQSIEGVYTIDIDSKQQKVTVVGNVEVDTLIKKLVKTGKHAEKWPENPNKKEKTAAGGESKNEKEKGSESSGNSSDEEERNPPPENGNPPSKNGGMSVRFADVPENISAQASQETGGGSQVSGGGGGGGGGGQGGKKKKKKKKKKSSSAKPSGGPPDTGLVAPEMGRNQVIDQLHLSPPRGYSYPMPAGPAYAVSYNETHPSGNGGPAYYIPPTPYTYDYTEDSDDFVTLPRPSDTFELLSDENPYGCCIM, encoded by the exons ATGGATGCACCTCCTCCTGAAGAACACAACACACCACCCCTAAAATATAAG ACATGGTTTCTTAAAGTCTCCATCCACTGTGTTGGCTGTAAGCGAAAGGTCAAGAGAGTCCTTCAAAGCATTGAAG GTGTTTATACTATTGATATTGATTCAAAGCAACAGAAAGTTACGGTTGTAGGCAACGTTGAGGTGGACACCCTTATCAAGAAGCTTGTCAAGACTGGAAAGCATGCAGAGAAGTGGCCGGAAAACCCAAACAAAAAGGAGAAGACGGCTGCCGGCGGCGAGAGCAAGAATGAGAAAGAGAAAGGGTCTGAAAGCAGTGGAAACAGCAGTGATGAAGAAGAGCGTAATCCTCCACCTGAGAATGGGAATCCCCCAAGCAAAAACGGAGGTATGTCGGTGAGGTTCGCTGATGTACCGGAGAACATCTCGGCGCAGGCGAGTCAGGAAACGGGAGGTGGTAGTCAGGTTAGTggcggaggaggaggaggaggaggaggggggCAAGGTggtaaaaagaagaagaagaaaaaaaagaaaaagagttCGAGTGCAAAGCCTTCCGGTGGACCACCGGACACTGGATTGGTAGCTCCAGAGATGGGTAGGAATCAAGTGATTGACCAACTGCATCTCAGCCCTCCACGTGGCTACTCGTATCCGATGCCTGCTGGTCCAGCTTACGCTGTAAGTTACAATGAGACGCACCCCAGTGGAAATGGTGGTCCTGCGTACTATATTCCTCCGACACCCTACACGTATGACTACACAGAGGATAGTGATGATTTTGTTACATTACCTCGTCCGTCCGATACTTTTGAGTTACTTAGTGATGAAAATCCCTATGGATGTTGTATCATGTAA